The Rhodococcus sp. ABRD24 genome contains the following window.
GGTGATCCCCTTGTCGGAGATCTTCTCCCGCCCGATGCGCAGCACCTCGGTCATCTTGTCGGCGTCGATGTCGTAGGCCATCGTCACGTGGTGCAGCACCGCGCCGGCGGCGAATCGCTTCTGGGCGGCACCGGCGATCTTGCCCTGTTCGGAGGCGATATCGTTGAGCGGCACATAGCGAGCCTTGATGCCGACGTCGGCGAGCGCACCCATCACCCACTGGTCGAGAAACTCGTACGAGCGCTCGAAGCTCAGGCCATCGACCAACGACGTCGGCACCGCCAGCGAGTAGGTGATGCAGTTGCCGGGCTCCATGAACATCGCGCCGCCGCCGGAGATTCGCCGCACGATCCCGATGCCGTGCCGGGCCGCGGCCTCCTCGTCCACTTCATTGCGCACCGACTGGAACGAACCGAGCACCACGAGCGGGGAATCCCAATCCCAGAACCGCAGCGTCGGGCGGCGCTCGCCGGCCGCCACCTCCCCGGTGATCACCTCGTCGAGCGCGACATGCATCGCCGGGTCGAGCACGACCGGCTCGATCACGTCGAAGGTGTGGTCGTGCCAGCCGGTGGCGTGGCCGAGCGCGCGTCGGATCGCGATGCCCACGGACTCCGGAGTGAAACCGATCATTGCCACGTCGTCACCGAGCGCTTCCGAGATCGCCTGGCCGAGTTGCGCGGCATCGGCAGCGACGGGCGTGCCGGTGACCGCAGCCGTGATGTCGTCGAGCGCCTCGTCCGGTTCGAGGAAGAAGTCGCCGGACAGCGCCACCCGGGACAGACGCCCGTCCTCCACCTCGACGTCGACCACCACGAGCTTGCCACCGGGAACCTTGTACTCACCACGCACGGCAGAGAGCGTATCGGGCGTCGTCGGATGACCTTCACGGTCGCTACGCGTACAGGCCGTCGCGCGGCTACCTTGGCTGGCCAGTATTATCTGTGCACGATCGGCAAACTAGCCTTTCATGATCGAGATTGCGCGCGGACGCGCACCGTACGTCCGTGAACAGTCGGCGCCCACCTCATGCGCCTCAGCCCTGAGCTGTATGTATCGATGCCGCCCCGGCAGCTGTACCGGAAAGATCGCTCCGAAACTACCGCCGGGTAACATATATGTCGTCCCGTTGAGCGTCCCACTGTGGGCGCTGCTGGTACCGGAAAAGTGAGGCAGTTCGATGACTGAACGCGTGCAGGTCGGTGGTCTTCAGGTCGCCAAGGTTCTTTACGACTTCGTGAACGATGAGGCGCTTCCCGGCACCGGCGTGAGCGCTGACGCATTCTGGGAAGGCGCCGGTAAGGTCTTCGCCGATTTGGCGCCGAAGAACAAGGCACTGCTGGCCAAGCGTGACGATCTGCAGGAGCAGATCGATGCCTGGCACCGTGATCGCGCGGGCAAGCCGCTCGACGCCGCCGAGTACAAGGCGTTCCTCCAGGACATCGGGTACCTGCTGCCCGAGCCGGCGCCGTTCGAGGTCGCTACCCGCAACGTCGACGCCGAGATCGCCACGACCGCCGGCCCGCAGCTCGTCGTCCCGGTGCTCAACGCACGGTTCGCGCTCAACGCGTCCAATGCCCGCTGGGGGTCGCTGTACGACGCCCTCTACGGTACGGACGCGATCTCCGAGGAGGGTGGCGCCGAGAAGGCGCCCGGAGGAAAGCCCGGCTACAACAAGGTTCGCGGCGACAAGGTCATCGCCTGGGCCCGTGGCTTCCTCGACACCGCGGCTCCGCTGGCCAAGGGCTCACACGTTGACGCCACGCGCTACTGGATCGACGGCACCGACCTGAGGATCGAGCTCGGCCACGAGGTCGTCACCACGCTGGAGCAGCCGGAGA
Protein-coding sequences here:
- a CDS encoding biotin/lipoate A/B protein ligase family protein, with protein sequence MRGEYKVPGGKLVVVDVEVEDGRLSRVALSGDFFLEPDEALDDITAAVTGTPVAADAAQLGQAISEALGDDVAMIGFTPESVGIAIRRALGHATGWHDHTFDVIEPVVLDPAMHVALDEVITGEVAAGERRPTLRFWDWDSPLVVLGSFQSVRNEVDEEAAARHGIGIVRRISGGGAMFMEPGNCITYSLAVPTSLVDGLSFERSYEFLDQWVMGALADVGIKARYVPLNDIASEQGKIAGAAQKRFAAGAVLHHVTMAYDIDADKMTEVLRIGREKISDKGITSSGKRVDPMRSQTGMARADIIAAFLAHFRARYDTREGTYSDAELAAARELVDAKFMAPEWTYRVP